The following is a genomic window from Pseudomonas parafulva.
GTAGCCATCGGCTCCATCGTAGGTGGGCTGATGATGCTGCGCGATACAGCGAAGAAATTGCCGCTGACGGACGAGCAGTTGAAGAAAGTACATGAACGCAATGCCGAGGCAGATGCCAAGGATGCGCGGGATCGGTGACTGAGCGACAGTGAAGGTCGGGGCACAGGCCCCGACCTGATAGGCCTGTTACTGAACGGTCATCTTGCCCCGATTACGTTCGATGAGCGTACTTCCGATGCCTTTGACCTCCAGCAACTCGTCTACGGTCTGGAATGCTCCGTGTGCCTCGCGATAGGCCACGATGGCCTCCGCCTTGGCTTTGCCAATGCCGGAGAGCTCCTTTTGCAAGGTTGCGGAGTCCGCCGTATTGAGGTTCAGGGTAACTGCGGAGGTCGACACTTCGCTCGTCGAAGGCGATACAGGTGTAGAGGCGCTAGGGGCAGCGCTGACCGAGACAGACAGGCTCAGGAAAAGTGGCAGTAGAAGACTTCTGATCAGTTTATTGCGCATGAGTGCACTCCTGTGCGTTGGTACATTTCGCATTTAAGGGCAGCTAATTCCTTGGCTGCCCTTTTCAACGTAGCCAGTCTCAGCGCATTCGCCCAGGTGCGGCGAATGATTAAACCGTAACAGAATTGATCACGTTCATTCGTCCGAACGATTTTCTCAAACGTGATCTAGAAACAGCTGACAGCTAGATTACTGTCAGCCGTACATTTACCTACATGTCTTGCCGACGCTGCTGATAAACCCAGTCAACAATGTCGCCTTCTGGCGAATAGCCACTCACCATCTCCCGCAGCGACTGACGGACCCGAGCAAAGTCATCGACCGCCAATGCCTGGAGGAGCTGATTCAATTGCTCTTTAAGTTGCCCCCACTGCAGAAAGTCTTCGCTGGCCGTCATGATCATCGGATGAGACGTGGGTGAAACGTTATCGCCGATCAATAACTCCTCATACAACTTTTCACCCGGCCTCAGACCGGTGAACTCAATGGCAATGTCGCCATGAGGATTGCTTTCGGAGCGGACAGTCAGCCCGGAAAGATGAACCATCTTTTCAGCCAGCGCGGCAATCTTGACCGGTTCGCCCATATCCAGCACGAACACATCGCCGCCCTGCCCCATGGAGCCGGCCTGAATCACCAACTGAGCCGCCTCGGGAATGGTCATGAAGTAACGGGTGATCTTAGGGTGCGTGACCGTCAGCGGGCCACCCGTCTTGATTTGGTGATGGAACAGCGGAATGACCGAGCCAGAAGAGCCGAGCACATTGCCGAAACGCACCATGGTGAAACGTGTTTTATTGACCCTGGCGACATTCGCACCATCACCGTAGAACACCGGTGCGACTTCTTTGCTCAGCGCCTGCAAGATCATTTCGGCCAAACGCTTGGTGCTACCCATGACGTTGGTTGGACGAACAGCCTTGTCAGTGGAAATGAGGACGAAGTTTTCCACATTGGCGTGCAGCGCAGCCTGGGCGGTGTTAAGGGTACCCATCACATTGTTGGCGACGCCTTCGGAGATGTTGTGCTCGACCATGGGCACATGTTTGTAGGCCGCCGCGTGATACACCGTATCGACTTTCCACGTGCTCATGGTATCGAACAGGTGCTTGTAGTGACGTATCGATCCGAGGAACGGCACCAGGCGTACCGGCAGCGCCTGGCGAGTGATGCGTTGTTCGAGTTCACTGTGAATGCTGTAGAGATTGAATTCGCTGTGCTCGAACAACAGCAGGCACTTGGGTTCGAGCATCAGGATCTGCCGGCACAACTCAGAGCCGATCGAGCCACCCGCGCCGGTCACCATCACCACCTTCCCGCTGATGCAACGAGCGAGCAGATCGGGTTGCGCAGGCACTGCGTCACGCCCCAACAGGTCGGCGATATCGACTTCCTGGATGTCATCCACCTTAACCGCGCCACGCGCCAAGTCCACGACGCTTGGGACACTGCGTACGTGCACAGGGTACTGTTCCAATGCGCTGAGCACTTCTCGGCGTCGGGAGCGACTGGCCGAGGGAATTGCCAGCAACACCTCTTCGGCTGAGGTGACGTTGAGCATGCGCTCGATATCAGAGCCTTTGAACACCTGCAAGCCGGAAATCGTCCGATCGGTCAAGGACTCGTCGTCATCGATGAATGCCACCGGCTGCATCGTACGCCCCATGCGCAGCGCTGCAAGGAGCTGGTTGCCAGCAGCGCCGGCGCCATAGATCGCGACTTTGGGCAAGCCATTGTCACGACGGGCAAAGGGTACATGTTGCCGAGCGGCATACCAGTCGCCGAGGAAATACTGACGCATCAGCAAGCGCCCGCCACCGATCATCAGCAAGCTCAACCACCAATAGTTGAAAATGATCGACCGTGGAACCACCACGGTGTGGTTTCCATACCAATACACGACCAATGCCAACAACAGCGAAGACAGGCTCACTGCCTTGAAGATGGTGATCAGGGCATCGTTACCGAAATAACGCATCACCGCACGGTACATCCCGAACCGGATGAAGATCGGGATGGTGACGATGGAGGCAGCGACAAATAGCCACCAATGCGTTACCACAGGATTGACCAGCTCATCCAACCCCATGCGAACGACGAAAGCCAACCACAGTGCCAACCACACTACAACCAAGTCCGCGGTGACCTGTATCGCGCGTTTATGTTTACGCGGCAGTGAAACCATCCGCTTTCTCAGTCTATCCATATGCATCTCTAATTCCTCTGCTCGGGCATTTCCGAGACGGCTGCGGCCTTTGCTGCAGCCCCCTGATGGAAGGCCTGCGCTTGAATGTTAACCCGGCATACCCGATCTGAACTTGATGGCCAGCAGTACCAAGGGCAGGTAGGCAATGACCAGTGCCACCCCGCCATCGAGCCAGCCCGAGACGGCCATGCACGCCAACGGAAAGAGCCAGAGCACGTTGATCAAGAGTACCGCCATCGTGACAGGCTTGTGGCTGCCCAACTGCCGGGAGGCGTGTTGGTAGGCATGGCTGCGGTGCGCTTCGTAGACTTTTTCGCCCCGCAGCAGGCGGCGAATCAGCGTTACGGTGGCATCGACGACGAAGACCCCGAGCAAGATCAACCAGCCTGCGAAGAGTGCCGAGTCCACCCAGGCGGCCTGGAGCGACAGAATGGCCAATGCTACACCCAGGAACCCGCTACCGGCATCGCCCATGAAGATGCGCGCCGGCGGGAAGTTCCAGAACAGGAAACCTGCAACCGCACAGGCCAATGCCAACGCCGCATAGGACTGCTCGAAATGATGGCTGATCACATAGAGGACAACGCCCCCCAGGCACACACAGATCGCCTCGACGCTGGCCAAACCATCGATGCCGTCCATGAAGTTGTACAGGTTTAGCAACCAGACAAAGTAGAACAGCGCCAGTACATAGCCGAACCCACCGAAATCGATGTCCAGACCGAAGGCATGCAGAGGCGGAATTCCGCCCAGGCAGAACAGCGCCCAGGCGCTGCCCAGGAAGTGCCCCAGCAGCCGCCAGCGAGCGGCGACGTGGCCGTGATCGTCCAGGAAACCCAGCAGCGCAATCATTGAACCAGTACCCACCAGCGCCCAGATCAAGTTGCCCGGCAGCAACGACTGGCTGGCGAACACAGGCAGTGACAAGAGGAACGCGACGACGATCGCCACGCCCCCGCCACGCGGCGTGGGCACGCTGTGGGAACTCCGCTCATTGGGAATATCGATGATGCTGCGAGCCAGTGCGTAACGGCGCAACCCGCCGGTCATCACCAGGGCAACCAGCAGTACTGCAGGAAACAACGTCCAAAGAATCATTGAGGCTAGCGTTCCGATTCAAGATATGCGTGGGCTGTAAGTTTCAGCGCTTGGTCGACGCTCAGAGGAGGCGTCCATTCGAGCAAGCGTTTGGTCTTGATGATGTCGACCTGAAGCGAGTCGCACAGTCGAGCTGCGATACCGGGACGACGCACCAGAGACGCTGCGGTCTTGATCAAACCGGCAGGCACGGGCAACAGCTTGGCACTGACGCCCAGTGCAGTACTGGTTTTCTTCAGTAACTCAGTGGTCGAAAGGTCTTGGTCATCGCTGGCCAAAAACACCTGCCCGGCAGCTGCGGGATGGATGAGGCACACACGAATCAAATCCACCAGATTGTCCAGGGCGACCATGCTGCGCTTGTTCTTGATCGCCCCTAGAGGCAACGGGACCCCGGCTTTCAGCCACTTCATCATGGATTGGAAGTTGGCTTTCACATGCGGGCCGTACACCAGCACAGGGCGAACGATGACCACTTCCATGCCCGTGGACTGTGCGAGCGCCAGCAGGGCCCGCTCAGCTTCGAGTTTGGAAATACCATAGGGATCCACTGGCGTTGGCACTTCGTCCGCGGTGTAGGGCGCTCTATGATTGGTCGTTTCGCCATTGACCTTGATGGAGCTGAGGAAGACGAATCGCTTGACTCCGTCTTGAGCGGCTCGTCGCGCAAGCGCCAGCGTCCCTTCGACATTGATCTTGCGATAGTCGCTGAGCGGGTCGGTCGACTGATCGTTCATGACATGCACACGTGCAGCGCAATGAACCACATAATCGATACCCTGCAGCGATGCCTGGAAATCGCTTTGTTCAAGCGATGGCATCATGAATGCGTGCACCCCCTGGGCCAGCGCGGGGGGTGTCTTGCGAACACCCGCCAGCACGCGTAAACCAGGATCACGCGCCAGGGTCGAAACCACACGGGAACCCACGAACCCCGTAGCGCCTGTCACCAGCACTTGTCGTTGCATCAGGCCTGACTCCTCAATGTGCTGTAGATTTCCATATGCTTGCCAACGACCTGCTGGATGGCGAAGGTCTGCTCCGCGAACGCTCGGCCCGCCAAGCCCATCGACCGACGCAGCGCTGCGTCCTCGACCAGACGTTGAATCGCATCGGCCAACGACTGGGAATCACGCACAGGCACCAGCAAGCCCGTGACATCGGCCACGATGGCGTCACGGCAACCTGGGACGTTGGTGGTCACCACCGCTCTGCCACAGGCAGCGGCTTCGATCAAAACTTTTGGCAAACCTTCTCGGTACGAGGGCAGCACGACGATGTTCGACGCCCTGAACACGTTGGCGATATCGGATCGATACCCCAGGCACTGGATCAAGTCGCCCGCAGCCCACGTCTGCAACTGGGCCGGATCGATACTGGTCGGGTTGCCAGGATCTGGATCACCCACCAGTTTGAATACGGCCTCGACACCACGTCCACGCAGGATTTGCGCCGCGTCGACGAACTCCAGGACACCTTTGTCCTTGAGCAGCCTTGCGGCCAGGGTCACCACCACAGGCCCTGCCGGCTCCTCATCGCATTGGTACAGGTCGAGGTCCACGCCCGACCCTTTGATCAGGACGCTCTTTTGCGCCGTGACTGCGCCCAGATCGATGAGTGCCTGCTGGTCATCGGGGTTCTGGAACACCACGCGCACGTTACGCTTGCCGAGCGCCAGTCGATACAGTGTCGACACCACACCCCTGATCAAAGCCGCCTTTCTACCCTGTTTCATGAAGATGAAACCCAGTCCCGAGATAGCCGCCAGCACGCCCTTGACCGGAGACAGACGCGCTGCAATGCCGCCATACAGCACCGGCTTGATCGTGACCAGATGAAGCACATCAGGGCGCACGCTCCAGCACAATTTCACGATATTGACCAGGCTGAGCAACTCCCCGAGCGGATTCTTGCCGCTACGGGTGATCTTCAGTTCGTGGAATGTGAAGCCGAGCGACTGGATCTTGGCCACGGACGGGCCGGCTTGAGTGGCCACGTGAACGTCGTAGCCTTCGTTTCTGGCCCCTTCGGCGATCGGAAGGCGATGCGACAGAAAGAAAGCCGCGTCATTCACGATCATTAATAAAATCGGCTTCATAATTTATTGTTTATCCATCAACACGTGGTCCTTTGCGCCCGCGACCTTTATTGACCACGGGCAAGGCGCAACCGCTTTTCAGTGGTCGACCAGCGAAAGGAGATACTGCCCATAGCTGTTCTTGCTGAGCGACACACCGATCCGCCGAACATCGTCTGCGCTGAGCCAACCATTGTGATACGCAATTTCTTCAAGACAGGCGATCTTGTTGCCCTGGCGCTTTTCGATGGTTTCGACGAAATGTCCAGCTTCGAGCAGACTTTCGTGGGTACCGGTGTCCAGCCAGGCAAACCCGCGCCCCAGCAACTCCACATGCAAGTCACCACGCTCCAGGTACGCCTGGTTGATGCTGGTGATCTCCAGCTCGCCGCGTGCAGAGGGCTTTACCTGCTTTGCCATTTCGACGACATCGTTGTCATAGAAATACAGGCCGGTCACCGCATAGTTTGACTTGGGATGCGCTGGCTTCTCTTCGATCGAAACAGCCCGTTTGTCGCTGTTGAACTCCACGACACCGAAGCGCTCGGGATCTTTGACCTTGTAACCGAAAACGGTAGCCCCTGAGGTCCGACCGGTCGCTCTCTGCAGAACCGGCGTGAAGCCCTGGCCATAAAAGATGTTGTCACCCAGGATCAAGCACACCGAATCGGAACCGATGAACGACTCGCCAATGATGAACGCTTGTGCCAACCCGTCCGGCGAAGGCTGCTCGGCATAGGTCAGGTTGATACCCAGGTCGCTACCGTCACCCAGCAGCCGACGGTAACCGCCAATGTCATCAGGGGTACTGATGAGCAGAATATCCCGGATGCCGGCCAGCATGAGTACCGACAGCGGATAGTAGATCATCGGCTTGTCGTAGATGGGCAGCAACTGCTTGGACACACCCTTGGTGATCGGATAGAGCCGAGTGCCCGATCCGCCCGCCAACACAATTCCCTTCATACCGATGTTCCTTCAGAAACTTGTGCGCCCAGGCGCTCACGTTGATAGCTGCCGTCCTGAACCCGCTGGCACCACTGCAGATTGTCCAGATACCAGGAGACCGTCTTGCGAATACCGGATTCGAAGGTTTCCTGGGGCTTCCAGCCCAGATCCGCTTCGATCTTGGACGCATCGATGGCGTAGCGCAGGTCGTGGCCTGGGCGGTCGGCGACGTGTTTGATCAAGTCGGCATAGCGAGCGATGCCCGACACGGCAGGGTTCTTGTCGACCGGTCGCAGTTCGTC
Proteins encoded in this region:
- the rfbA gene encoding glucose-1-phosphate thymidylyltransferase RfbA, which gives rise to MKGIVLAGGSGTRLYPITKGVSKQLLPIYDKPMIYYPLSVLMLAGIRDILLISTPDDIGGYRRLLGDGSDLGINLTYAEQPSPDGLAQAFIIGESFIGSDSVCLILGDNIFYGQGFTPVLQRATGRTSGATVFGYKVKDPERFGVVEFNSDKRAVSIEEKPAHPKSNYAVTGLYFYDNDVVEMAKQVKPSARGELEITSINQAYLERGDLHVELLGRGFAWLDTGTHESLLEAGHFVETIEKRQGNKIACLEEIAYHNGWLSADDVRRIGVSLSKNSYGQYLLSLVDH
- a CDS encoding DUF2897 family protein; its protein translation is MPWYAWLILIVAIGSIVGGLMMLRDTAKKLPLTDEQLKKVHERNAEADAKDARDR
- a CDS encoding ComEA family DNA-binding protein gives rise to the protein MRNKLIRSLLLPLFLSLSVSVSAAPSASTPVSPSTSEVSTSAVTLNLNTADSATLQKELSGIGKAKAEAIVAYREAHGAFQTVDELLEVKGIGSTLIERNRGKMTVQ
- a CDS encoding glycosyltransferase family 4 protein, producing MKPILLMIVNDAAFFLSHRLPIAEGARNEGYDVHVATQAGPSVAKIQSLGFTFHELKITRSGKNPLGELLSLVNIVKLCWSVRPDVLHLVTIKPVLYGGIAARLSPVKGVLAAISGLGFIFMKQGRKAALIRGVVSTLYRLALGKRNVRVVFQNPDDQQALIDLGAVTAQKSVLIKGSGVDLDLYQCDEEPAGPVVVTLAARLLKDKGVLEFVDAAQILRGRGVEAVFKLVGDPDPGNPTSIDPAQLQTWAAGDLIQCLGYRSDIANVFRASNIVVLPSYREGLPKVLIEAAACGRAVVTTNVPGCRDAIVADVTGLLVPVRDSQSLADAIQRLVEDAALRRSMGLAGRAFAEQTFAIQQVVGKHMEIYSTLRSQA
- a CDS encoding polysaccharide biosynthesis protein; protein product: MDRLRKRMVSLPRKHKRAIQVTADLVVVWLALWLAFVVRMGLDELVNPVVTHWWLFVAASIVTIPIFIRFGMYRAVMRYFGNDALITIFKAVSLSSLLLALVVYWYGNHTVVVPRSIIFNYWWLSLLMIGGGRLLMRQYFLGDWYAARQHVPFARRDNGLPKVAIYGAGAAGNQLLAALRMGRTMQPVAFIDDDESLTDRTISGLQVFKGSDIERMLNVTSAEEVLLAIPSASRSRRREVLSALEQYPVHVRSVPSVVDLARGAVKVDDIQEVDIADLLGRDAVPAQPDLLARCISGKVVMVTGAGGSIGSELCRQILMLEPKCLLLFEHSEFNLYSIHSELEQRITRQALPVRLVPFLGSIRHYKHLFDTMSTWKVDTVYHAAAYKHVPMVEHNISEGVANNVMGTLNTAQAALHANVENFVLISTDKAVRPTNVMGSTKRLAEMILQALSKEVAPVFYGDGANVARVNKTRFTMVRFGNVLGSSGSVIPLFHHQIKTGGPLTVTHPKITRYFMTIPEAAQLVIQAGSMGQGGDVFVLDMGEPVKIAALAEKMVHLSGLTVRSESNPHGDIAIEFTGLRPGEKLYEELLIGDNVSPTSHPMIMTASEDFLQWGQLKEQLNQLLQALAVDDFARVRQSLREMVSGYSPEGDIVDWVYQQRRQDM
- a CDS encoding MraY family glycosyltransferase, with protein sequence MILWTLFPAVLLVALVMTGGLRRYALARSIIDIPNERSSHSVPTPRGGGVAIVVAFLLSLPVFASQSLLPGNLIWALVGTGSMIALLGFLDDHGHVAARWRLLGHFLGSAWALFCLGGIPPLHAFGLDIDFGGFGYVLALFYFVWLLNLYNFMDGIDGLASVEAICVCLGGVVLYVISHHFEQSYAALALACAVAGFLFWNFPPARIFMGDAGSGFLGVALAILSLQAAWVDSALFAGWLILLGVFVVDATVTLIRRLLRGEKVYEAHRSHAYQHASRQLGSHKPVTMAVLLINVLWLFPLACMAVSGWLDGGVALVIAYLPLVLLAIKFRSGMPG
- a CDS encoding UDP-glucose 4-epimerase family protein; this translates as MQRQVLVTGATGFVGSRVVSTLARDPGLRVLAGVRKTPPALAQGVHAFMMPSLEQSDFQASLQGIDYVVHCAARVHVMNDQSTDPLSDYRKINVEGTLALARRAAQDGVKRFVFLSSIKVNGETTNHRAPYTADEVPTPVDPYGISKLEAERALLALAQSTGMEVVIVRPVLVYGPHVKANFQSMMKWLKAGVPLPLGAIKNKRSMVALDNLVDLIRVCLIHPAAAGQVFLASDDQDLSTTELLKKTSTALGVSAKLLPVPAGLIKTAASLVRRPGIAARLCDSLQVDIIKTKRLLEWTPPLSVDQALKLTAHAYLESER